The following are encoded in a window of Gammaproteobacteria bacterium genomic DNA:
- a CDS encoding cytochrome P450 produces the protein MKTLVSPTVITEPSSQGFLLDPGPFYRRLREDHPVVPARLPRWQQGWLITRYEDVATVLRDLQFVSDFRLALSPEQQRHSRPPVPKILSMLADNLLSLEGDRHQRVRALVARAFTPCRIEQMRERIHELAAELLDARAGASRMDLLRDYATPIPTRIILEMLGIEEGTEIYATHRRAEALIALVEDLRAAWWAAPRVVMFFRSVRRLIRERRMQPRDDLLSHLIQAEEAGDTLSENELLATVILLILAGHETTVNLIGIGMLALIQNPEELARLRNEPALMPSAVEELLRYVSPLRSALRFTREEVTLSGVTIPQGSPVAAVILSANRDEQVFHDPEILDIARNPNRHLSLGTGRHFCLGATLARMETEIALSNLLQRTVDLRLAVDPSACGWRSRLGLRMISSLPLSVHWRNDRHPARQSASSPDTSNREGGAVKSVHPRPTDSSLPAEPKHAAFIMDPFPYYERLRAEQPVIQRSFRRWRRGWQVLRYTDVETVLKNPRFCSDYRDALTPEQQQRLPAQIPGFLKQLRDNLLTIDGQRHARIRALVVRAFTPGRIEAMRPRIERLTEELLDAQHGRGRVDLVRDYATPIPTTVILDLLGVSSADVQAPRRWVLALTSTLQNPMHLVWAAPQIFRLFKCVRDLIHARRREPRDDLLSDLLRVGEDGEALTNDELFATVMLLLLAGHETTANLIGMGILALLQSPEQLERLREDETLMRPGVEELMRFVSPVRFVTRFTREEVMLAGVRIPQGAPVAAVLLSANRDAAVFAEPDRLDVGRRPNRHLAFGGGPHYCLGAALARLEAEVALSALLRRTGDLRLAIAPVDCGWRFRLGLRMISRLPVTIGRWQDAAVTHRQ, from the coding sequence GTGAAAACATTAGTTTCACCAACGGTAATCACCGAACCGAGTTCCCAAGGTTTCCTGCTGGACCCAGGGCCGTTCTACCGGCGGTTGCGCGAAGACCATCCTGTGGTCCCCGCACGCCTCCCGCGTTGGCAGCAGGGCTGGCTGATTACTCGTTACGAGGACGTCGCGACCGTACTGCGGGATCTGCAGTTCGTGAGCGATTTTCGCTTGGCCCTGTCGCCTGAGCAGCAGCGACATTCCCGGCCTCCGGTACCCAAAATCCTGAGCATGTTGGCCGACAATCTTCTGTCATTGGAGGGTGATCGGCACCAACGAGTCCGCGCCTTGGTCGCCAGGGCCTTCACGCCGTGCCGAATCGAACAGATGCGCGAGCGTATTCATGAACTTGCAGCAGAGTTGCTTGATGCTCGCGCCGGCGCGAGCCGCATGGATCTGTTGCGTGACTACGCGACGCCAATCCCAACCCGGATCATTCTCGAGATGCTGGGTATTGAAGAAGGTACTGAAATCTATGCGACGCATCGTCGAGCTGAAGCGCTCATCGCATTGGTCGAAGACCTGCGCGCTGCGTGGTGGGCGGCTCCGAGAGTCGTGATGTTTTTTCGCAGCGTGCGGCGGCTGATCCGTGAGCGCCGGATGCAGCCGCGAGACGATCTATTGAGTCATCTGATCCAAGCCGAGGAGGCAGGCGACACGCTCTCTGAGAACGAGCTGCTCGCGACGGTGATCCTGCTGATCCTCGCCGGGCACGAGACCACGGTCAACCTCATCGGCATCGGCATGTTGGCGCTCATCCAAAATCCAGAGGAGCTTGCGCGGCTGCGCAACGAACCTGCTCTCATGCCAAGCGCCGTTGAAGAGTTGCTTCGCTACGTTTCACCCTTGCGATCGGCCTTGCGCTTCACCCGCGAGGAGGTCACCCTGTCTGGCGTCACGATTCCCCAGGGTTCGCCAGTCGCCGCCGTGATCCTCTCGGCAAACCGCGACGAGCAGGTTTTTCACGATCCGGAAATCTTGGATATCGCCCGCAATCCGAATCGGCATCTGAGTTTAGGTACGGGCCGGCACTTCTGCCTGGGCGCGACGTTGGCGCGTATGGAGACAGAGATCGCGCTTTCGAACTTGCTGCAGCGCACTGTGGATCTGAGACTCGCCGTCGATCCCAGCGCCTGCGGCTGGCGCTCCAGGCTGGGTTTGCGGATGATATCCTCGCTGCCCTTGTCGGTTCACTGGCGAAATGACCGGCATCCTGCACGTCAATCGGCGTCCTCGCCTGACACGTCGAACCGCGAGGGCGGGGCGGTGAAATCGGTGCATCCACGCCCTACAGATTCTTCACTGCCGGCCGAACCTAAGCACGCGGCCTTCATCATGGACCCGTTCCCCTATTATGAGCGGCTGCGCGCGGAGCAGCCGGTCATCCAGCGATCGTTCCGACGCTGGCGGCGCGGGTGGCAGGTCCTGCGCTACACGGATGTGGAAACCGTGCTGAAAAATCCGCGCTTTTGCAGCGACTACCGCGATGCGCTGACGCCCGAGCAACAACAACGCCTGCCTGCTCAGATCCCCGGCTTCCTTAAGCAGTTACGCGACAATCTGCTCACCATCGATGGCCAGCGCCATGCTCGAATCCGCGCGCTGGTGGTCAGGGCCTTCACACCAGGCCGGATCGAAGCTATGCGCCCTCGCATCGAGCGCCTCACGGAGGAACTGCTCGATGCGCAACACGGACGCGGGCGCGTCGACCTCGTGCGTGACTACGCCACACCGATCCCAACGACCGTCATCCTCGATCTTTTAGGTGTGTCCAGCGCTGACGTCCAGGCGCCGCGCCGCTGGGTGCTGGCGCTGACCTCGACCCTACAGAACCCTATGCACCTCGTCTGGGCCGCGCCACAGATCTTCAGGCTGTTTAAGTGCGTCCGCGACCTGATCCACGCGCGCCGGCGCGAACCCCGTGACGATCTGCTGAGTGACCTTCTGCGTGTGGGCGAAGACGGTGAAGCCCTGACCAATGACGAATTGTTCGCAACCGTCATGCTGTTGCTGCTCGCCGGACACGAGACGACCGCCAACCTGATCGGCATGGGTATTCTCGCCCTGCTGCAGTCCCCCGAACAGTTGGAGAGATTGCGCGAGGACGAGACGCTCATGCGCCCCGGTGTTGAGGAGTTGATGCGCTTTGTCTCGCCGGTACGCTTCGTGACCCGCTTCACCCGCGAGGAGGTCATGCTCGCCGGCGTCAGGATTCCACAGGGCGCGCCGGTCGCCGCCGTCCTGCTGTCGGCGAACCGCGACGCAGCCGTCTTCGCGGAACCCGATAGGCTGGATGTCGGACGTCGCCCGAACCGACACCTGGCATTTGGCGGCGGTCCACACTACTGTTTGGGTGCGGCCTTGGCGCGGCTAGAGGCCGAAGTTGCATTGAGCGCCTTGCTACGACGCACCGGTGACTTGCGGCTCGCCATTGCCCCCGTCGACTGCGGTTGGCGATTTCGGCTCGGATTGCGGATGATCTCCAGATTGCCGGTTACCATTGGCCGTTGGCAGGATGCCGCTGTTACGCACCGGCAATAG
- a CDS encoding IS6 family transposase, with the protein MIDFKGHRFEQDIILTGVRWYLAYPLSDRNLEEMRAERGVEVNHSSVYRWVQKFTPQLEAAFRKGHKRPVGNRWRMDETYIKVKGQWKYLYRAVDKEGQTIDFLLTAHRDQKAARRFFKKAIRQQGLPEKVTIDKSGANTAALDALKEETGTEIEVRQIKYLNNPVEQDHRAVKRIVRPMLGL; encoded by the coding sequence ATGATCGACTTCAAAGGCCATCGTTTCGAACAAGACATTATCCTGACCGGTGTCCGTTGGTATCTCGCGTACCCGTTGAGTGATCGGAACCTGGAAGAGATGCGGGCCGAGCGGGGCGTTGAAGTGAATCATTCCAGCGTTTATCGCTGGGTTCAGAAGTTCACACCGCAACTTGAGGCGGCTTTCCGCAAAGGGCATAAGCGCCCGGTGGGCAACCGCTGGCGGATGGATGAGACCTATATTAAAGTCAAGGGTCAGTGGAAATATCTCTATCGCGCGGTCGACAAAGAGGGACAGACCATCGACTTCCTGCTCACGGCCCACCGTGACCAGAAGGCTGCCCGGCGCTTCTTCAAGAAAGCGATTCGACAGCAGGGTCTCCCGGAGAAGGTCACCATCGACAAAAGTGGGGCCAACACAGCGGCCCTTGACGCGCTCAAGGAAGAAACCGGTACCGAGATCGAGGTGCGTCAGATCAAGTACCTCAATAACCCAGTGGAGCAGGACCACCGGGCCGTGAAAAGAATCGTCCGCCCCATGCTGGGGTTGTGA
- a CDS encoding DMT family transporter — MEKTTSGWINGLIGVAIFAGSLPATRVAVADFDLVFLTCARATLATLPGLALLLLFRQPRPKSVDVLALAVTALGVVVGFPLLTALALQHVTSAHSIVFVGLLPLCTAIFAVLRAGERPRPAFWLFSVMGAAFVAGYAVMGGIEASLQSDLLMLAAVIVCGLGYAEGARLSRTLGGWQVISWTLVLSLPIMLPITLLVMPVSFDRVGTPAWLGLAYVSLFSMLLGFVFWYRGLARGSIAAVGQLQLLQPFMGLSLAALLLHEKVSWTMLIVTLAAVICVAGARKYAN; from the coding sequence ATGGAAAAAACAACTAGTGGCTGGATCAACGGATTGATCGGGGTGGCCATCTTCGCGGGATCGCTGCCGGCTACCCGCGTGGCGGTCGCTGACTTTGATCTGGTATTTCTGACCTGCGCACGGGCGACCCTTGCAACCTTGCCGGGCCTGGCACTGCTGTTGCTGTTTCGACAACCTCGACCGAAGTCGGTGGATGTTCTTGCGCTCGCGGTCACCGCTCTTGGTGTTGTAGTCGGCTTTCCGCTATTGACCGCGCTCGCGCTGCAACATGTCACGTCGGCCCATTCGATCGTCTTCGTGGGGCTGCTGCCGCTTTGCACAGCAATCTTTGCCGTACTTCGCGCTGGCGAACGTCCCCGACCGGCGTTCTGGCTGTTTTCAGTGATGGGAGCTGCCTTCGTGGCCGGTTACGCGGTGATGGGCGGCATCGAAGCTTCCCTTCAAAGCGACTTGCTGATGCTGGCGGCCGTCATCGTGTGCGGCCTGGGATACGCGGAAGGTGCGCGCCTGTCCCGCACCCTGGGAGGATGGCAAGTCATCAGCTGGACGCTGGTGCTGTCGCTGCCCATCATGTTACCGATCACGCTGCTGGTTATGCCCGTGTCGTTTGATCGTGTAGGTACGCCAGCGTGGCTCGGCCTTGCCTACGTCTCGTTGTTCAGCATGCTGCTCGGTTTCGTGTTTTGGTATCGTGGCTTGGCGCGGGGCAGCATCGCTGCAGTCGGGCAACTTCAGTTACTCCAGCCCTTTATGGGGCTTAGCTTGGCCGCGCTGCTGCTCCACGAAAAAGTGAGCTGGACGATGCTGATCGTGACGCTGGCTGCGGTGATCTGCGTCGCAGGAGCGAGGAAGTATGCCAATTGA
- a CDS encoding aminotransferase class I/II-fold pyridoxal phosphate-dependent enzyme, giving the protein MTFSRSSRSSSVRSTRYLWAMVIPPVDLNHRAPTATCQNFCVSPLAAFDGLSRVIHIGSFSKTISASLRCGYITARSNWIESLTDLKIATTFGGGRLAADVVLMALTDSSYRKHMERVRLRLAEAMMKTIARLKAIGIRPWLVPQAGMFLWCRLPEGINAATIARSCLKDSVVLAPGNAFSQSLSASDFLRFNVAQTTDDRIFSVLARALSA; this is encoded by the coding sequence ATGACCTTCAGCAGGTCTTCCCGCTCCTCTTCAGTTAGATCAACCAGATACTTGTGGGCCATGGTGATTCCTCCTGTTGATCTCAACCATAGGGCACCCACCGCTACCTGTCAAAACTTCTGTGTCAGCCCACTAGCGGCCTTCGACGGCCTCTCGCGGGTCATCCACATTGGCAGCTTTTCCAAGACCATCTCGGCCTCGCTGCGTTGCGGCTACATCACGGCACGAAGCAATTGGATCGAAAGCCTGACCGACTTGAAGATCGCCACCACCTTCGGGGGCGGACGACTGGCCGCCGATGTGGTGTTGATGGCGTTGACCGACAGCAGCTACCGCAAACACATGGAGAGGGTACGGCTACGACTGGCCGAAGCAATGATGAAGACCATTGCACGGCTCAAGGCCATCGGCATCCGGCCCTGGCTGGTTCCTCAGGCCGGCATGTTCCTATGGTGCCGACTGCCGGAAGGCATAAACGCTGCCACCATCGCGCGGTCATGCTTGAAAGATAGCGTGGTGCTGGCACCGGGCAACGCTTTCAGTCAATCCTTGAGCGCAAGTGACTTTTTACGCTTCAACGTCGCGCAAACCACCGACGACCGAATTTTCAGCGTTCTGGCGCGCGCGCTTTCCGCCTAG
- a CDS encoding IS5 family transposase yields the protein MGYPSDLTDTEWDRIHHHFQPSDRRGRGCLHPRKRIVDAILYVVKSGCQWRMLPNDFPLWQTVYDHFSRWSKRGVWESALDQLNTLHRQAHARSVSPSDGIIDAQSVKTEYASEERGIDGGKTVKGRKRHIGVDILGNLLQVSVHAAHCADTVAGGPVMARAAEKHPSIDAFSGDAGYRGTAVKFVDETLGLVLHLSTKIKDRWAVLPKRWVVERTFAWLGRFRRLSKDFEILTGTAENMIRIAMLKKTLANCV from the coding sequence ATGGGCTATCCAAGCGACCTAACAGACACCGAATGGGATCGGATTCATCACCATTTTCAACCCAGCGACCGGCGTGGTCGTGGGTGTCTGCATCCGCGTAAACGGATTGTCGACGCCATCTTGTACGTCGTGAAATCTGGCTGCCAGTGGCGCATGCTGCCCAACGATTTTCCGCTGTGGCAAACGGTTTACGATCATTTCAGCCGATGGAGCAAACGCGGTGTCTGGGAATCGGCACTGGATCAGCTCAACACGCTCCATCGCCAAGCCCACGCGCGTTCGGTATCGCCCAGTGACGGAATCATCGACGCGCAGAGCGTCAAAACCGAGTACGCGAGTGAAGAACGCGGCATCGACGGAGGCAAGACAGTCAAAGGGCGTAAGCGCCATATTGGGGTCGATATACTCGGCAACCTCCTGCAGGTGTCCGTGCACGCAGCCCATTGCGCCGATACCGTGGCGGGGGGTCCTGTCATGGCGCGTGCAGCGGAGAAGCACCCGAGCATTGACGCGTTTTCTGGTGATGCGGGCTATCGCGGGACGGCCGTGAAGTTCGTGGACGAGACGCTCGGGCTGGTCCTGCACCTCTCAACCAAGATCAAAGACAGATGGGCCGTCCTTCCAAAACGTTGGGTTGTCGAGCGCACGTTCGCTTGGCTCGGTCGCTTCCGCAGGCTCAGCAAGGATTTTGAGATCCTGACGGGCACAGCCGAAAATATGATCCGCATCGCCATGCTGAAGAAAACGCTTGCAAATTGCGTCTGA
- a CDS encoding IS6 family transposase, which yields MFAGRYSYPAEIISHAVWMYFRFTLSDRDVEELLAARGIIVSFETVRQWCLKFGQEFANELRRRAPRRGDKWHLDEVYLSINGQRYYLWRAVDQDGYVLDILVQSRRNKRAAKRFFRKLLKGLCYVPRVIITDKLKSCEAARKELMPGVEHRQHKGLNNRAELSHPPTRQRERPMRRFKSPGHAQRFLSAHDPINNHFRPRRHRMAAVDYRAVRTQAFETWQQVTCAQKAD from the coding sequence TTGTTTGCAGGCCGCTACAGCTACCCCGCCGAGATTATCAGCCACGCGGTGTGGATGTACTTTCGATTCACATTAAGCGACCGCGACGTAGAGGAGCTGTTGGCTGCTCGCGGCATCATCGTTAGTTTCGAGACGGTACGCCAGTGGTGTCTGAAATTTGGTCAGGAGTTCGCCAATGAACTGCGCCGCCGTGCGCCCAGACGGGGCGACAAGTGGCATCTGGACGAGGTCTATCTCAGCATCAACGGGCAACGCTACTATCTCTGGCGCGCGGTGGATCAGGACGGCTATGTGCTCGATATCTTGGTTCAGTCGCGGCGTAACAAGCGAGCGGCCAAGCGATTTTTCCGCAAACTCCTCAAGGGCCTGTGCTACGTCCCGCGAGTCATCATCACCGACAAGCTCAAAAGCTGCGAAGCGGCTCGCAAGGAGTTGATGCCGGGTGTTGAGCACCGTCAGCATAAGGGCCTGAACAACCGCGCCGAACTATCCCACCCGCCGACCCGACAGCGAGAGCGACCGATGCGCCGGTTCAAGTCCCCCGGCCATGCCCAGCGCTTTCTCTCTGCCCATGATCCCATTAACAATCACTTCCGCCCCCGCCGTCACCGGATGGCCGCTGTCGACTATCGCGCCGTTCGCACCCAGGCGTTTGAAACCTGGCAGCAGGTGACATGCGCCCAGAAAGCTGATTGA
- a CDS encoding AAA family ATPase, translating to MLSDVMHYFNLRNEFDQAGYYDTENHRYLSQEMTAAIKKGRIIALTGMVGCGKTKLLQQWRRALKQENAVMVARSLAVDKTRVNLAVLMRAIAYALATDDKAVNLPKQPEDREHRVIELIAKHKKPTVLFCDDAHDLHASTLAGLKRLTEIVRDEGEMLSIVLAGHPKLKNDLRRPTLEEIGARTEIFTLEGIQGQQREYLVWLLAQCTASQVKSETIITDEALDVLTERLVTPLQLGHYLTRALEEAFQIGQKPVTAEIVNSVLAIRLNDPEPHLIRHGYQVRSLAQLINVKPTEIRAFLGGQLPPGRSQELKDQLLKDGVPL from the coding sequence ATGCTGAGCGACGTCATGCACTATTTTAATCTCAGGAATGAGTTCGATCAGGCTGGTTACTACGACACGGAAAACCATCGCTATCTGAGTCAGGAGATGACCGCAGCGATCAAGAAAGGCCGCATCATCGCCCTGACGGGCATGGTCGGCTGCGGCAAAACCAAACTGCTCCAACAATGGCGTCGGGCGCTCAAGCAGGAAAATGCCGTCATGGTCGCGCGCTCCTTGGCGGTTGATAAAACACGGGTCAACCTGGCGGTGTTGATGCGGGCGATCGCGTATGCGTTGGCGACCGATGACAAAGCGGTCAATTTGCCGAAACAACCCGAAGACCGGGAACATCGCGTCATTGAGTTAATCGCAAAACACAAGAAACCGACGGTGCTCTTTTGCGATGACGCCCATGACCTGCATGCCAGTACCTTGGCCGGTTTGAAGCGGCTCACCGAGATTGTTCGCGATGAAGGGGAGATGCTCTCGATCGTCTTGGCCGGTCATCCCAAGCTGAAAAATGATCTACGCCGTCCGACGTTAGAGGAGATTGGCGCGCGTACTGAGATCTTCACCTTGGAAGGCATCCAGGGTCAGCAGCGTGAGTACCTCGTTTGGCTACTGGCTCAGTGTACTGCGAGCCAGGTGAAGTCCGAAACGATCATCACCGACGAGGCTTTGGACGTATTGACCGAGCGGTTGGTGACGCCCCTCCAATTGGGCCACTACCTGACGCGCGCCCTTGAGGAAGCATTCCAGATCGGTCAGAAGCCCGTCACGGCTGAGATCGTCAACAGTGTCCTGGCCATTCGTTTGAATGATCCAGAACCTCACTTAATCCGCCACGGCTACCAGGTGAGGTCACTGGCGCAGCTGATCAACGTTAAACCGACCGAAATCCGGGCCTTTCTCGGCGGACAGTTACCACCGGGAAGGTCACAGGAACTGAAAGATCAACTACTTAAAGATGGCGTGCCGCTTTAA
- a CDS encoding IS481 family transposase: MPVEALAELRQRLHTLPSRSPERRRLIQETAHLYGVSEHTLYRALRTFRRPQPLRRSDVGEPRVLPKTTLERYCEVIAALKIRTSNQKGRHLSTGEALRLLENYGIETPDGLVQAPAGQLTKTTINRYLKQWGYDRNTLLREPPAVRFQARHSNECWHFDLSPSDLKQVQKPVWFEEGRGHPLLMLYSVVDDRSGLAYQEYHGVYGEDVHAALKFLFRAMAPKADARCPYEGIPGLLYMDGGPIARSQVFQQVMRYLGVEIRTHMPKGSDGRRTTARAKGKVERPFRTVKELHETLYHFHQPESEPEANAWLFNYLLRYNDRPHRSEAHSRLEDWVQNLPPSGIRTMCSWERFCTFAREPERRKVGIDARLAVDGVLYQVDPELAGETVVLWWGLFDEQLFVELGEQRYGPYHPVGGPIPLHRFRRFKKTALEQRADRIEALADQLQLPKAALEVAPPLQSSLAGTPLPAQPFVDPDPFQELTFANTIAAKKAIADYLALPLAKLPPEQLDFINTLVANTLEKREVMTQVRSYFSVLRRNSPC; the protein is encoded by the coding sequence CTGCCGGTCGAAGCGTTGGCTGAGCTGCGGCAGCGACTCCACACCTTGCCGTCTCGCAGCCCTGAGCGGCGGCGCCTGATCCAGGAGACCGCCCATTTATACGGTGTTTCAGAACATACTTTGTACCGTGCTCTGCGGACCTTCCGACGACCCCAACCCCTGCGCCGATCGGATGTGGGCGAGCCGCGCGTCCTGCCCAAAACCACCCTCGAACGGTATTGCGAAGTCATCGCGGCCCTCAAGATCCGCACGTCGAACCAGAAAGGTCGGCATCTCTCGACCGGTGAGGCCCTTCGGCTACTCGAAAACTACGGGATCGAAACACCGGACGGCCTGGTGCAAGCACCCGCCGGACAGTTGACGAAAACGACGATTAACCGTTACCTCAAACAGTGGGGTTATGACCGCAATACCCTGTTGCGTGAGCCACCGGCGGTGCGTTTCCAGGCCCGCCACAGCAACGAGTGCTGGCATTTTGATTTGAGTCCCTCCGATCTCAAACAGGTCCAGAAACCCGTTTGGTTCGAAGAAGGCCGTGGCCATCCGCTGCTGATGCTCTACAGCGTCGTCGATGATCGCAGTGGCCTTGCTTACCAAGAATATCACGGCGTTTATGGCGAGGACGTTCACGCCGCCTTGAAATTTCTGTTTCGGGCAATGGCGCCGAAAGCCGATGCGCGCTGCCCCTATGAAGGCATCCCAGGCCTGTTGTATATGGACGGGGGGCCGATCGCCCGTAGCCAGGTTTTTCAACAGGTCATGCGCTATCTGGGCGTGGAGATCCGCACCCATATGCCCAAAGGATCGGATGGCCGACGCACCACCGCGCGGGCCAAGGGTAAAGTCGAGCGGCCCTTTCGCACCGTGAAAGAGTTGCACGAGACGCTCTACCATTTTCATCAGCCGGAATCAGAACCCGAGGCGAACGCCTGGTTGTTCAATTATCTGCTCCGCTATAACGACCGGCCGCACCGTTCAGAAGCTCACTCACGCTTGGAAGACTGGGTGCAAAATCTGCCCCCCAGCGGTATCCGAACCATGTGTAGTTGGGAACGCTTCTGCACCTTTGCGCGGGAACCCGAGCGCCGCAAGGTGGGGATTGACGCTCGCCTGGCGGTCGACGGCGTACTCTATCAAGTCGATCCAGAACTGGCGGGGGAAACCGTGGTGCTCTGGTGGGGACTGTTTGACGAGCAACTCTTCGTCGAGCTGGGCGAGCAACGCTATGGCCCTTATCATCCAGTCGGTGGCCCAATTCCCCTGCACCGCTTCCGACGGTTCAAAAAAACGGCGCTGGAACAACGCGCGGATCGCATCGAAGCGTTGGCCGACCAGTTACAGCTCCCGAAAGCCGCCTTGGAGGTCGCGCCGCCCCTTCAGAGTTCTTTAGCCGGTACGCCCTTGCCGGCCCAACCCTTTGTGGATCCTGATCCGTTTCAAGAACTGACGTTTGCCAACACCATCGCTGCCAAAAAAGCCATTGCGGATTATTTGGCCCTCCCACTGGCCAAACTACCGCCGGAACAACTCGATTTTATTAACACGCTCGTTGCCAACACCTTGGAAAAACGTGAAGTGATGACGCAAGTCCGCAGCTATTTCAGCGTCTTGCGAAGGAACTCACCATGCTGA
- a CDS encoding recombinase family protein, which translates to MTVYAYLRVSTDHQDVDNQRHGIYEYANTYPLGPLIFVHDTVSGQIRWHDRQVGRLLREQAQSGDVVVFAEISRMARSTLQVLEILEYCAQMGINVHIAKQRMVLDSSIQSRITATILGLAAEIEREFISLRTAEALAKRKADGQPLGRPKGRRAARVKLDDQEETIRRYLTKGISKRAIAKLVDCAPSTLYDWLDRRCLRPRTRQTPPASRTE; encoded by the coding sequence ATGACGGTTTATGCTTACCTACGGGTTTCAACCGACCATCAAGATGTGGATAACCAACGGCATGGTATCTACGAGTACGCGAACACTTATCCACTGGGACCGCTGATCTTCGTTCACGATACGGTTTCCGGCCAAATCCGTTGGCATGATCGTCAGGTAGGCCGGTTACTGAGGGAGCAGGCCCAATCCGGCGATGTCGTGGTGTTTGCTGAAATCAGTCGCATGGCACGTTCCACCCTGCAGGTGTTAGAGATTTTGGAGTATTGCGCCCAAATGGGCATCAACGTCCATATCGCCAAACAGAGGATGGTGCTGGACAGTTCCATCCAAAGCCGGATCACCGCCACGATTTTAGGCTTGGCCGCCGAGATCGAGCGTGAATTTATCTCACTACGCACCGCCGAAGCCTTGGCCAAGCGCAAAGCCGACGGTCAACCGCTCGGCCGCCCCAAGGGCCGCCGGGCCGCCCGCGTCAAGTTGGATGACCAGGAAGAGACCATCCGCCGCTATCTGACCAAAGGGATTAGCAAACGCGCGATTGCCAAGTTGGTAGATTGTGCGCCGTCCACCCTCTATGACTGGCTGGACCGACGGTGCCTGCGGCCCCGAACTCGCCAGACCCCCCCGGCATCGAGAACCGAATGA